From the Cryptomeria japonica chromosome 2, Sugi_1.0, whole genome shotgun sequence genome, one window contains:
- the LOC131037120 gene encoding protein LURP-one-related 12 — protein MAQVHPQASCFPPRALVNEKFCLNSRTIFTVWRKSLVFNGNGFTVYDSFGNLVFRVDNYASNADKEMALMDHIGNVLITMRRKTMSIQNRWEAFRGNPKECKEPIFTVTKSSPFSNKTTAKVTVNNNGQSYRGCNFQIDGSLQKASCTISNANGDIVAQVKRKEARSDIMLGEDVISLVIQPRVDQAFIMGLLVIFNQMT, from the exons ATGGCTCAAGTGCATCCTCAGGCATCTTGCTTTCCTCCAAGAGCTTTAGTAAATGAAAAATTCTGTCTCAATTCAAGAACCATATTCACAGTATGGAGAAAATCTCTGGTCTTCAATGGCAATGGCTTTACTGTGTATGATTCATTTGGAAACCTCGTTTTTAGGGTTGATAACTATGCATCTAATGCTGATAAAGAAATGGCTCTTATGGATCATATAGGAAATGTACTCATTACAATGCGTCGTAAG ACAATGAGTATTCAGAATAGATGGGAAGCGTTCAGGGGAAACCCAAAAGAATGTAAGGAGCCCATTTTTACAGTTACCAAATCGTCTCCCTTCTCTAACAAAACCACAGCAAAAGTGACTGTAAACAACAATGGGCAAAGTTATAGAGGTTGCAATTTTCAGATCGATGGGTCATTGCAGAAGGCATCATGCACAATTTCTAACGCCAATGGGGACATTGTTGCACAG GTAAAGAGAAAGGAAGCCAGATCGGATATAATGCTGGGGGAGGATGTCATAAGCCTGGTAATTCAACCCCGAGTGGATCAAGCATTCATAATGGGGCTCCTTGTCATCTTTAATCAGATGACATGA